In Primulina eburnea isolate SZY01 chromosome 3, ASM2296580v1, whole genome shotgun sequence, one DNA window encodes the following:
- the LOC140826379 gene encoding uncharacterized protein isoform X4: protein MAFPRSHPPHSGWDKFHGLTKINTRAQLPLVNIQRNYSSKLVGTLESKCSEPEDFYVVSSKSASPVTQNWGDIYGVPWLLLVLSSLYWINQRWECNAHLWIVHHLRMERIVDAYFTSKCDFRYHCSRRCESLSFGTRLSFHAISIDIPWRIVRVSNG, encoded by the exons ATGGCATTTCCTCGCAGCCATCCTCCACATTCTGGCTGGGATAAATTTCATGGACTCACAAAAATCAACACTCGTGCTCAGCTTCCCTTGGTCAACATCCAAAG GAATTACAGCTCTAAACTCGTAGGCACCCTGGAATCAAAGTGCTCGGAGCCAGAAGATTTCTATGTG GTCTCATCGAAGTCCGCGTCACCGGTCACTCAGAACTGG GGTGATATCTATGGTGTTCCATGGCTTCTTTTGGTGTTATCAAGTCTGTATTGGATCAATCAGAGATGGGAATGTAATGCGCATCTT TGGATAGTCCATCATTTAAGGATGGAGAGAATTGTTGATGCCTACTTCACTTCGAAATGTGATTTCCGTTATCACTGTTCACGCAGATGTGAGAGTTTGTCCTTCGGAACTCGGCTTTCTTTTCATGCTATTTCAATTGACATTCCATGGAG
- the LOC140826379 gene encoding uncharacterized protein isoform X5: MAFPRSHPPHSGWDKFHGLTKINTRAQLPLVNIQRHPGIKVLGARRFLCGLIEVRVTGHSELGNLVISMVFHGFFWCYQVCIGSIRDGNWIVHHLRMERIVDAYFTSKCDFRYHCSRRCESLSFGTRLSFHAISIDIPWRIVRVSNG, translated from the exons ATGGCATTTCCTCGCAGCCATCCTCCACATTCTGGCTGGGATAAATTTCATGGACTCACAAAAATCAACACTCGTGCTCAGCTTCCCTTGGTCAACATCCAAAG GCACCCTGGAATCAAAGTGCTCGGAGCCAGAAGATTTCTATGTG GTCTCATCGAAGTCCGCGTCACCGGTCACTCAGAACTGGGTAACTT GGTGATATCTATGGTGTTCCATGGCTTCTTTTGGTGTTATCAAGTCTGTATTGGATCAATCAGAGATGGGAAT TGGATAGTCCATCATTTAAGGATGGAGAGAATTGTTGATGCCTACTTCACTTCGAAATGTGATTTCCGTTATCACTGTTCACGCAGATGTGAGAGTTTGTCCTTCGGAACTCGGCTTTCTTTTCATGCTATTTCAATTGACATTCCATGGAG
- the LOC140826379 gene encoding uncharacterized protein isoform X6, translating to MAFPRSHPPHSGWDKFHGLTKINTRAQLPLVNIQRHPGIKVLGARRFLCGLIEVRVTGHSELGNLVISMVFHGFFWCYQVCIGSIRDGNVMRILCESLSFGTRLSFHAISIDIPWRIVRVSNG from the exons ATGGCATTTCCTCGCAGCCATCCTCCACATTCTGGCTGGGATAAATTTCATGGACTCACAAAAATCAACACTCGTGCTCAGCTTCCCTTGGTCAACATCCAAAG GCACCCTGGAATCAAAGTGCTCGGAGCCAGAAGATTTCTATGTG GTCTCATCGAAGTCCGCGTCACCGGTCACTCAGAACTGGGTAACTT GGTGATATCTATGGTGTTCCATGGCTTCTTTTGGTGTTATCAAGTCTGTATTGGATCAATCAGAGATGGGAATGTAATGCGCATCTT ATGTGAGAGTTTGTCCTTCGGAACTCGGCTTTCTTTTCATGCTATTTCAATTGACATTCCATGGAG
- the LOC140826379 gene encoding uncharacterized protein isoform X2 translates to MLLHHPYTHVATCVFMLFIFCFRNYVCFFCLICIVYFVSTSMEVFVGCITRFSVLFTTKISAKKKMVAYTAYVIIQVVWHFLAAILHILAGINFMDSQKSTLVLSFPWSTSKGTLESKCSEPEDFYVVSSKSASPVTQNWGDIYGVPWLLLVLSSLYWINQRWEYVRVCPSELGFLFMLFQLTFHGEL, encoded by the exons ATGTTGCTACACCATCCCTATACACATGTTGCTACATGTGTGTTCATGCTTTTCATTTTTTGTTTTCGTAattatgtttgttttttttgtttgatttgcATAGTTTATTTTGTCAGTACCTCCATGGAAGTGTTTGTTGGTTGTATCACTCGATTTTCTGTCTTGTTTACCACAAAAATTTCCGCGAAGAAAAAAATGGTAGCTTACACTGCATATGTCATAATCCAAG TTGTATGGCATTTCCTCGCAGCCATCCTCCACATTCTGGCTGGGATAAATTTCATGGACTCACAAAAATCAACACTCGTGCTCAGCTTCCCTTGGTCAACATCCAAAG GCACCCTGGAATCAAAGTGCTCGGAGCCAGAAGATTTCTATGTG GTCTCATCGAAGTCCGCGTCACCGGTCACTCAGAACTGG GGTGATATCTATGGTGTTCCATGGCTTCTTTTGGTGTTATCAAGTCTGTATTGGATCAATCAGAGATGGGAAT ATGTGAGAGTTTGTCCTTCGGAACTCGGCTTTCTTTTCATGCTATTTCAATTGACATTCCATGGAG
- the LOC140826381 gene encoding cold shock protein 1-like — protein MEEEKVTRSKGVVTNFNDQKGYGFIQPDEGVEDLFVHQTAVKSDGFRILREGQIVEFTIILEGDKTKAVDVTAPGGGPLRRGSDGYNCDGDGGGYGFSDRRNGGGGGGECYNCGEFGHMARDCIGRIGGGNDSSCYNCGGNGHLARECPSASRRGGGNSGACFACGEPGHMARDCKGGGSNRGGGGFGRFGGRGSGVCGGKCFNCGESGHFARECTQPPRR, from the coding sequence ATGGAAGAGGAGAAGGTTACTAGATCGAAAGGGGTGGTGACGAACTTTAACGATCAGAAAGGGTATGGCTTCATTCAACCCGACGAGGGTGTCGAAGATCTTTTCGTCCATCAAACCGCCGTGAAATCTGACGGGTTTCGTATTCTTCGCGAGGGCCAAATCGTCGAGTTCACAATCATTCTGGAGGGCGACAAGACTAAGGCCGTTGACGTCACCGCACCCGGAGGTGGCCCTCTACGGCGGGGAAGTGACGGTTATAATTGTGACGGAGATGGCGGTGGATACGGGTTTAGTGATCGGAGGAATGGTGGAGGCGGCGGAGGTGAATGTTATAATTGCGGTGAGTTTGGGCATATGGCTCGGGATTGCATCGGCCGAATCGGTGGCGGGAATGATAGCAGTTGTTATAACTGCGGGGGGAATGGCCATCTGGCGAGGGAGTGTCCAAGTGCTAGCCGTCGCGGAGGTGGAAATAGTGGAGCTTGTTTTGCCTGTGGTGAGCCGGGGCATATGGCGAGGGACTGTAAGGGTGGTGGAAGCAATCGTGGAGGTGGTGGTTTTGGGAGGTTTGGAGGCCGAGGCAGCGGGGTCTGCGGAGGGAAGTGCTTCAACTGCGGGGAGTCTGGACATTTTGCTAGGGAATGCACGCAACCACCTCGCAGATGA
- the LOC140826383 gene encoding uncharacterized protein: MGEFVKQILARPIQLSDQVIKAVDEAASFKQECSELKSKTEKLTGLLRQAARASNDLYERPTRRIIDDMERVLDRALSLVLKCRGNGLVKRMFTIIPAAAFRKMSSLLENSVGDMSWLLRVSAPASDRGDEYLGLPPIAANEPILCLIWEQIAILYTGSADDRSDAAASLVSLARDNDRYGKLIIEEGGIGPLLKLLREGKLEGQEHAATAIGLLGKDPQSVEHMIHAGVCQVFAKVLKEGPMKVQAVVAWALSELASHYPKCQDLFAQHNIIRLLVSHLAFETVQEHSKYAIVSKATSMHAAVVLASGNNAADNENNLDGEKSLISHPLDKKHPTNQMHDVVSNTIMINLARQRNNLANGEKAKSVHDLQSLSVYASSNKVREMEDPATKAYVKEMAARALWKLAKGNSPVCRSITESRALLCFAVLLEKGPKEVRYSSAMALMEIAAVAEEDADLRRSAFKPNSPACKAVIDQLFSVLEKGDSELLVPCIKAVGNLARTFRATETRMISPLVKLLDEREIEVSRETCAALTKFACSDNYLHLDHSKAIIGADGAKHLVQLVYFGEQNLQTCALVLLCYIAMHVPESEELSGAQVLTVLEWASKQAYLVQDDEVAKLLAEAIRKLELYQSRASRGYR; encoded by the coding sequence ATGGGTGAGTTCGTGAAGCAGATTCTTGCGAGACCCATCCAACTGTCGGATCAAGTTATCAAAGCGGTGGATGAGGCCGCGTCTTTCAAGCAAGAATGCTCGGAACTCAAGTCTAAGACGGAGAAACTCACTGGGCTCCTCCGTCAGGCGGCTCGTGCCAGCAACGACCTCTACGAGCGTCCCACGCGCCGCATCATCGATGACATGGAACGGGTCCTCGACAGGGCACTTTCCCTCGTCCTCAAATGCCGTGGTAACGGTCTCGTGAAGCGCATGTTCACCATCATTCCCGCCGCCGCCTTCCGGAAGATGTCTTCCCTACTGGAAAATTCCGTAGGAGACATGTCTTGGCTCCTCCGTGTTTCGGCCCCTGCTAGTGATCGAGGCGACGAGTATCTCGGTCTACCACCCATAGCGGCGAACGAGCCTATCCTCTGCCTTATATGGGAGCAGATCGCCATTTTGTACACGGGTTCCGCCGACGACCGCTCCGACGCCGCTGCTTCGCTGGTTTCTTTGGCCCGGGACAATGATCGCTACGGGAAGTTGATAATTGAAGAAGGAGGAATTGGTCCCTTGTTAAAATTACTCAGAGAAGGGAAATTAGAAGGACAGGAGCATGCTGCAACTGCCATTGGGCTCCTTGGTAAAGATCCGCAAAGTGTCGAACATATGATCCACGCCGGTGTCTGCCAAGTGTTTGCAAAAGTCCTCAAAGAAGGTCCCATGAAAGTTCAGGCAGTTGTTGCCTGGGCCTTGTCGGAACTCGCCTCCCATTACCCCAAATGTCAAGATCTCTTCGCACAACACAACATTATTCGATTGCTGGTCAGCCATCTGGCCTTTGAAACGGTGCAAGAACACAGCAAGTACGCCATTGTTAGCAAGGCAACATCCATGCACGCAGCTGTTGTTCTTGCGAGTGGTAATAATGCTGCTGATAATGAGAATAATTTGGACGGTGAAAAGAGTTTGATTTCCCATCCTTTAGACAAGAAGCATCCTACTAATCAGATGCATGATGTGGTTAGTAACACTATCATGATAAACCTTGCAAGGCAAAGAAACAATCTTGCTAATGGCGAGAAGGCTAAATCGGTGCATGATCTGCAGAGTCTTTCGGTATATGCTTCGAGTAATAAAGTTAGGGAAATGGAGGATCCTGCCACCAAAGCTTATGTTAAAGAAATGGCAGCAAGAGCTCTTTGGAAACTAGCAAAAGGGAACTCCCCAGTCTGTCGAAGCATCACAGAGTCAAGAGCGTTACTGTGCTTCGCGGTTCTCTTGGAGAAAGGGCCCAAAGAAGTTCGTTACAGTTCAGCTATGGCATTAATGGAGATTGCAGCAGTAGCAGAGGAAGATGCTGACTTGAGAAGATCGGCGTTCAAGCCCAATTCACCGGCTTGCAAAGCTGTCATCGACCAACTATTTAGTGTACTTGAAAAAGGCGATTCGGAACTTCTTGTTCCATGTATTAAGGCAGTAGGGAATTTAGCTCGAACCTTCAGGGCGACCGAGACGAGAATGATAAGCCCTTTGGTGAAGTTACTCGATGAGCGTGAAATCGAGGTTTCTAGGGAGACGTGTGCCGCTCTTACCAAATTTGCATGTTCAGATAACTATCTCCATCTTGACCATTCTAAGGCTATCATCGGTGCTGATGGGGCTAAGCATCTAGTCCAGCTTGTGTATTTTGGAGAGCAGAACTTGCAGACATGTGCATTGGTTCTGCTTTGTTACATCGCGATGCATGTACCAGAAAGTGAAGAACTTTCAGGAGCACAAGTGCTCACGGTGCTGGAATGGGCGTCGAAACAAGCTTATTTGGTGCAGGATGATGAAGTTGCGAAATTGTTAGCTGAGGCCATCAGAAAGTTGGAGCTGTATCAATCCAGAGCATCTAGGGGATAccgttaa
- the LOC140828235 gene encoding protein SMALL AUXIN UP-REGULATED RNA 9-like translates to MGLRKTNKSCPQNPAQLKQIVKNCSNFGKRCDVPKGHFVVYVGENRARYIVPITFLGCPEFQNLLLRAEEEFGFEHRAGLTIPCDEQEFCSLISMIR, encoded by the coding sequence ATGGGACTTCGGAAAACAAACAAGTCCTGCCCTCAAAATCCAGCACAACTCAAGCAAATTGTCAAAAACTGTTCCAATTTTGGCAAGAGATGTGACGTTCCTAAAGGTCATTTCGTGGTCTACGTGGGCGAAAACAGGGCACGGTACATAGTTCCCATCACGTTTTTGGGGTGCCCCGAGTTTCAAAATCTGCTTCTCCGGGCGGAAGAAGAGTTCGGATTCGAACACCGTGCTGGACTTACCATCCCTTGTGATGAACAAGAGTTTTGCTCTTTGATTTCCATGATAAGATGA
- the LOC140826384 gene encoding peptide methionine sulfoxide reductase A5, protein MIGARMNLVSVHLLAIILLSISSVLSIRFPDRVPANPTEGSDLPLRTAVFALGSFWRSEASFGCLHGVVHTAAGYCGGSKSNPEYRSLGDHAECVQIEYDQRVITFRQLLEVFWASHDSRQVFGQGPDVGNQYRSIIFANGTEESRLAAFSKEKEQTRSKNSVVTTQIQQLGTFYRAEAEHQKFELKLNPFLLQLIGNLPEEELEMSVLATKLNGYAAELCPPRIQKQIDSKISEIVRRGWPILREI, encoded by the exons ATGATTGGGGCAAGAATGAATCTTGTGTCGGTTCACCTTTTGGCCATAATCCTATTGTCGATAAGCTCAGTTCTGAGCATCAGGTTTCCGGATCGGGTACCTGCAAACCCGACTGAAGGATCGGATCTGCCACTTAGGACAGCGGTTTTCGCACTCGGAAGCTTCTGGAGGTCCGAAGCGTCGTTCGGATGCTTGCATGGCGTCGTGCACACCGCCGCTGGTTACTGCGGCGGATCCAAATCCAACCCGGAATACCGGAGCTTGGGAGATCACGCCGAGTGTGTGCAG ATAGAATACGATCAAAGAGTTATAACTTTCAGACAATTACTAGAGGTCTTCTGGGCGAGTCATGATTCTAGGCAAGTATTTGGTCAAGGTCCTGATGTTGGAAATCAATACAG GTCTATAATCTTTGCAAATGGAACTGAAGAATCCAGGCTTGCTGCTTTCAGCAAAGAAAAGGAGCAAACAAGGTCAAAAAATAGTGTTGTTACCACCCAAATTCAACAACTAGGAACATTTTATCGTGCAGAAGCTGAACATCAG AAATTTGAGCTCAAATTAAATccatttcttcttcaattgatTGGGAACTTACCGGAAGAAGAGCTTGAGATGTCTGTCCTGGCGACGAAGCTTAATGGATATGCAGCTGAACTTTGTCCACCCAGGATACAAAAACAGATAGATTCAAAGATCAGCGAAATTGTGCGAAGAGGGTGGCCCATTCTTAGGGAAATTTAG
- the LOC140826385 gene encoding peptidyl-prolyl cis-trans isomerase Pin1 — translation MNETDTTDSDPRKRKKPGDQTDHRHHKHGANSSKKTKLPSSEKVKASHILIKHQGSRRKASWKDPDGTLISATTRDDAVSQLQDLRRDILSGDASFRDLASRHSHCSSAKRGGDLGPFGRGQMQKPFEEATFALKIGEISDIIDTDSGVHIIKRTG, via the exons ATGAATGAAACGGACACAACAGATTCTGATCCTCGGAAGAGGAAGAAACCAGGCGACCAAACCGACCATCGCCACCACAAGCACGGCGCAAATAGCAGTAAGAAGACCAAACTGCCCTCATCGGAGAAAGTGAAGGCATCGCACATACTCATAAAGCACCAGGGTTCCCGCCGCAAGGCCTCCTGGAAGGACCCCGATGGCACTCTCATCTCCGCCACCACCCGAGACGATGCCGTTTCGCAGCTACAGGACCTCCGTCGAGACATCCTCTCCGGTGATGCTTCCTTCCGGGACCTCGCTTCGCGTCACTCTCACTGCAGCTCCGCCAAGCGCGGAGGAGATCTCG GACCTTTTGGAAGGGGTCAAATGCAGAAGCCTTTTGAAGAAGCAACATTTGCTCTAAAAATTGGTGAGATAAGTGACATTATAGACACTGACAGTGGAGTTCATATCATAAAGAGAACGGGTTGA